The following coding sequences are from one Capsicum annuum cultivar UCD-10X-F1 chromosome 3, UCD10Xv1.1, whole genome shotgun sequence window:
- the LOC124896656 gene encoding uncharacterized protein LOC124896656 — translation MDKLSNLWINILLFEAILEISGYSKLMKKLMSKKKIVEGDTIEVTHECSSIMDSKVAEKKDDPRAFTIPCTIGTHEFSKSLCDLGANINLMSFVIYKKLGIATLTPTSMQILMEDQSIKRLVGILFDVLVKVDKFMWVYSTGKAIVDLDLGEMKFRVQKNKVSFKICKSKKQTVELQVVSVVDVENEKMNEEEFKDSP, via the exons ATGGATAAACTTAGCAACCTATGGATAAACATCCTGTTGTTTGAAGCTATCCTAGAGATCTCAGGATACTCTAAGttgatgaaaaagttgatgtccaaGAAGAAAATTGTTGAAGGTGATACTATTGAGGTCACTCATGAATGTAGCTCTATCATGGATAGCAAGGTTGCAGAAAAGAAAGATGACCctagagcattcactattccttgcacaatTGGGACGCATGAATTTTCAAAATctctatgtgaccttggtgcTAACATTAACTTAATGTCTTTTGTCATATACAAGAAACTTGGTATTGCTACCCTGACGCCAACCTCTATGCAAATTTTGATGGAGGACCAGTCTATAAAAAGGTTGGTGGGTATATTGTTTGACGTCCTTGTGAAAGTGGACAAGTTCATGTGGGTATATT CTACTGGGAAAGCCATTGTCGATCTAGATTTGGGGGAGATGAAATTTAGAGTGCAAAAGAATaaggtctctttcaaaatttgcaaGTCAAAGAAGCAAACTGTGGAGTTGCAAGTAGTATCCGTGGTGGATGTTGAAAATGAGAAGATGAATGAAGAGGAGTTCAAGGACTCACCTTGA